The Prosthecobacter fusiformis sequence ATGCCGTCGTGGATGCCGTGCCGCCCATGTTTGTGGGATTCATCCGGGATATCACCGCCCGTCAAAAAGCCAACCAAGCCCTGCGCGAAGCCAAAGACGAAGCCGAAAAAGCCAGCCAGGCCAAAGATGATTTCCTGGCCGCCCTGTCCCATGAACTGCGCACCCCGCTGACCCCGGTCCTGCTCAGCTCATCCGTCATGAGCAAAGACATGCGCCTGCCTGAGGACGTGCGTCACGCCCTGGGCATGATCGAGCGCCATGTCAGCCTGGAGGCCCGTCTCATTGATGACCTGCTGGACCTCACCCGCATCTCCCGTGGCAAGCTGCTGCTGCGTACAGAACTTTGTGATGTCCATTCCCTCATCCATCACGCCTGGGAGATCATCAAGGACGATGCCAAGAGCAAAAATCTGGACGTTCAGATCGACCTCCAGGCCAGCCACAGCAGGCTGGCGGGAGATCCAGCACGCATCCAGCAAGTGTTTTGGAATCTCCTCAAAAACGCCGTCAAGTTCACCCCCCCGGCAGGATCCATCCAGCTTACCTCCCACCACGATGCGGCAACCATGACCCTCGTGGTGGAAGTCAAGGACACGGGCATTGGCTTCGAGCCTTCCCTGGCCCAGCAGCTCTTCCTGCCCTTTGAACAGGAAAAAATGGAGGTCCAGTTCGGTGGCCTCGGCCTAGGGCTAGCCATCGCCCGGGCCATTGTTGAGCTTCATGGAGGCAGCATCGCCGCCAGCAGTGCAGGACCTGGAAAAGGAGCCCTCTTTACCGTCGCCCTCCCCTGCGAAGCAGCAACGCAGAAAGATGCCATCGCCAGCGTCAAAAAAAGAGAAATTCAACAGCCCTCCGGCCAGTTTTTCCATATCCTGCTGGTGGAGGATCATGAACCCACGCGCCAAGTACTCGCCCGCCTGCTGAACCGCGCCGGGCATCAGGTGACCGCCGTCGGCAGCATTGCTGAAGCGTTAGTCGCCGCTGAATTGGAAAGCACCCGCCTAGACATGCTGGTCTCAGACGTAGGACTTCCTGACGGTTCAGGCATGGACCTCATGCGCAACCTCCGCAGCCGTGAGATCACCCTGACAGGCATCGCCCTATCTGGTTACGGCATGGAGGAAGACCTGCAACGCACACGGGATGCCGGCTTTGCCCGCCACCTCGTCAAACCTGTGAAATTCGACCAGCTCCTGCAGGCCATCAACGAACTGCACACCTCCGGGGAGATGCAGAACCCCATATAATCGGG is a genomic window containing:
- a CDS encoding hybrid sensor histidine kinase/response regulator — encoded protein: MPAVDSPLPLAERICNGVVITATLVPVAVAGSNLALWCIPALQFIAGWPGMMVMRVNTCVAILSAAFSLLLWHLAKSRGPACWQRWMAPFCGAVAAAIGCLTSLEYLMHSDLGIDTLLGPATFPQDHANAFVSAPGRMSLNASLSLFFLGLALWGLDWKVRIFNFRGIFTAPILAVTSALPAFFALVGYVSGTGNFTGLLKSTNILLHTALSLMLVALGVMAIRNDRHPVRRILSQSAGGMLLRWMLPGSTASLIILAWMVGRGRGSGLIAPGEGRALMLFGGLILFYTLIIAVSRAVDDEETKARLAKSALRDEEQRSQSILKTSLDGVLLMDVEGRIVDWNLAAEQIFGWKREEMLGRVLADYIIPERMRASHTHALQTYLETGVGPILGQRLELPALRRDGSEFPAELSINAVVDAVPPMFVGFIRDITARQKANQALREAKDEAEKASQAKDDFLAALSHELRTPLTPVLLSSSVMSKDMRLPEDVRHALGMIERHVSLEARLIDDLLDLTRISRGKLLLRTELCDVHSLIHHAWEIIKDDAKSKNLDVQIDLQASHSRLAGDPARIQQVFWNLLKNAVKFTPPAGSIQLTSHHDAATMTLVVEVKDTGIGFEPSLAQQLFLPFEQEKMEVQFGGLGLGLAIARAIVELHGGSIAASSAGPGKGALFTVALPCEAATQKDAIASVKKREIQQPSGQFFHILLVEDHEPTRQVLARLLNRAGHQVTAVGSIAEALVAAELESTRLDMLVSDVGLPDGSGMDLMRNLRSREITLTGIALSGYGMEEDLQRTRDAGFARHLVKPVKFDQLLQAINELHTSGEMQNPI